One genomic window of Halanaerobium saccharolyticum subsp. saccharolyticum DSM 6643 includes the following:
- a CDS encoding UDP-N-acetylmuramoyl-L-alanyl-D-glutamate--2,6-diaminopimelate ligase codes for MKLKKILNNIEFKLEAGNLNIEIKDIKYDSREIKKDNLFIAITGFETDGHQYISQAIENGALAVIIEKDIPEYQSDITYIKVENSRKTMAEIAKNFFDYPLQDIKLIGITGTNGKTTTSYLLYNILKEHTAKSALFGTINNIIGDNVLNSSRTTPESIDLYRYFAQMREEGINYGVMEVSSHALDLYRVHGINFEAAIFTNISPEHLDYHKNLENYREVKSRLFSQLKSEQFAVINIDDQNGAYIKNKSQGKNYSYSLDSKSADLYTTEFQLHQKGMEYRTGGMINSIFELNLGGIFNIYNSLAAILTAKLLGIEEETIKKALKKIKSVPGRFEMINAGQNFQIVVDYAHTPDGMKNVLETAAVMEKNRLIVLFGCGGDRDRNKRPVMAELAEKYADYTIVSNDNPRNEDPDIIFAEIKKGFSKDFNNYEIVADRKKAIEKAIKKAGKDDLVMLLGRGHEKYQVLKNGKVELDDRKVAYQAAEKVKGI; via the coding sequence GTGAAGTTAAAAAAAATACTAAATAATATAGAGTTTAAATTAGAAGCAGGAAATTTAAATATTGAGATTAAAGATATAAAATATGATTCAAGAGAAATAAAAAAAGATAATTTATTTATAGCAATCACCGGTTTTGAGACAGATGGACATCAATATATTTCTCAGGCTATAGAAAATGGTGCTTTAGCAGTAATTATAGAAAAAGATATTCCAGAATATCAGAGTGATATAACCTATATTAAAGTTGAAAATAGTCGAAAAACAATGGCTGAAATTGCTAAAAACTTTTTTGATTACCCATTACAGGATATTAAATTAATTGGAATCACCGGTACTAATGGTAAGACAACAACTTCTTATCTTTTATATAATATTTTAAAAGAACATACAGCTAAATCAGCTTTGTTTGGAACTATTAATAATATAATAGGGGATAATGTATTAAATTCAAGTAGAACAACTCCAGAATCTATTGATCTTTACAGATATTTTGCTCAAATGCGAGAAGAAGGGATTAACTATGGAGTAATGGAAGTTTCTTCCCATGCGCTGGATTTATATAGAGTTCATGGAATAAATTTTGAAGCTGCTATTTTTACTAATATTAGTCCTGAGCATCTTGATTATCATAAAAATCTGGAAAATTATCGAGAGGTTAAATCAAGATTATTTTCTCAATTGAAAAGCGAACAATTTGCTGTAATTAATATTGATGATCAAAATGGAGCCTATATTAAAAATAAATCCCAGGGAAAAAATTATAGTTATAGCTTAGATTCTAAAAGCGCGGATTTATATACTACTGAATTCCAGCTTCATCAAAAGGGAATGGAATATAGAACAGGTGGTATGATTAATTCGATTTTTGAATTAAATTTAGGTGGAATTTTTAATATTTATAATTCGCTTGCTGCTATTTTAACGGCAAAGCTTTTAGGAATTGAAGAAGAAACTATAAAAAAAGCTTTAAAAAAAATTAAATCAGTACCAGGTCGCTTTGAAATGATTAATGCGGGTCAGAATTTCCAGATAGTAGTAGATTATGCTCATACACCAGATGGTATGAAAAATGTTTTAGAAACTGCAGCTGTTATGGAAAAAAACAGATTAATAGTTTTATTTGGCTGTGGTGGAGATAGAGATCGTAATAAAAGGCCTGTAATGGCAGAACTGGCAGAAAAATATGCTGATTATACAATTGTAAGTAATGATAACCCCCGCAATGAAGATCCCGATATAATATTTGCTGAAATAAAAAAAGGATTTAGTAAAGATTTTAATAACTATGAAATTGTAGCTGATCGCAAAAAAGCTATTGAAAAAGCCATAAAAAAAGCTGGAAAAGATGATTTGGTAATGCTTCTTGGAAGAGGTCATGAAAAATATCAAGTATTAAAAAATGGAAAAGTTGAACTTGATGATCGTAAAGTTGCTTATCAAGCCGCTGAAAAAGTGAAAGGAATTTAA
- a CDS encoding PASTA domain-containing penicillin-binding protein, with protein MRDFNETLKNRVIFYFAVVFILFIILVLRLFWIQVINSAEYEHKALSQRVKEFVVDSERGIIYDNTGRKLAVSLPAKTVVALPDNVINPEKTASELAELLEISYSTIYRRITSDAAAIFLQRKIDNNLYQKINAKEIKGITFTEESKRYYPEGKLASHIIGFTGIDNNGLNGLELSYNNHLRGKAGKMIVEKDAEGETIPNGIRETVPGRDGYNVYLTIDEVIQYMAEKELKNAEDKFDFSGGSIIVMDSSNGDILAMANTPAFDPNQFGNYPEKNWRNRAINDVFEPGSTFKIITAASALEEGVITENDILTDPGHIYVGSEEISCWSRYGHGKQSFAEVVKNSCNPGFVEVGLKMDKEIFYSYIKAFGFGEQTGIRLPAEARGIIPEYDRIGSVELATFSFGHGLSVTPIQLATAISSVANGGKLMRPRLVKKVDTGNRSKNIINEPQVVRQVISKSTADKTKELLKQVVESGTGTQAAIEGYEIGGKTGTAKHYNEDVYDSSFIGIVSTDTRDLVVLTILYDIQGETYYGSQTAAPVFRNLTSNILNYLNIKPDTNHKKGYEINNQELEVPDVKGKSFLNAESDLRGKGFNVKLIGDGEIVREQLPSPGIKTNYNSTVWLFADGKSKNEILLAVPDFRGMTGMEAVKLARQKGLELVLDGSGKVIGQSVYPGKRIKSSKKINLKLR; from the coding sequence TTGCGAGATTTTAATGAGACGTTAAAAAATAGAGTTATATTTTATTTTGCAGTAGTATTTATATTATTTATTATTCTTGTGTTAAGGCTCTTTTGGATTCAAGTTATAAATAGTGCGGAATATGAACATAAAGCTTTAAGTCAGCGAGTAAAAGAATTTGTAGTTGATTCAGAAAGAGGAATAATCTATGACAATACCGGCAGGAAACTTGCAGTCAGCTTACCAGCAAAGACTGTAGTTGCTCTGCCGGATAATGTTATTAATCCAGAAAAAACTGCTTCAGAATTAGCTGAGTTATTAGAAATTAGTTACAGCACCATCTATAGAAGAATTACTTCTGACGCAGCTGCAATATTTTTACAGAGAAAGATTGATAATAATTTGTACCAAAAAATTAATGCTAAAGAGATAAAAGGTATTACTTTTACCGAAGAAAGTAAAAGATATTATCCTGAAGGAAAGCTAGCTTCTCATATAATTGGTTTTACGGGGATAGATAATAACGGCTTAAATGGTCTTGAATTATCTTATAATAATCATTTAAGAGGTAAAGCAGGAAAGATGATAGTTGAAAAAGATGCTGAAGGGGAAACAATTCCAAATGGAATTAGAGAAACAGTTCCTGGTAGAGATGGATATAATGTTTATTTAACAATTGATGAGGTAATTCAATACATGGCTGAGAAAGAGCTTAAAAATGCAGAAGATAAATTTGATTTTTCAGGGGGGTCAATAATTGTCATGGACTCTTCTAATGGAGACATTTTGGCCATGGCAAATACACCAGCTTTTGATCCAAATCAATTTGGGAACTATCCAGAAAAAAATTGGAGAAATAGAGCTATTAATGATGTTTTTGAACCTGGATCAACATTTAAAATAATAACAGCAGCATCCGCTTTAGAAGAAGGAGTTATAACTGAAAATGATATTTTAACAGATCCAGGCCATATTTACGTAGGAAGTGAAGAAATTAGCTGTTGGAGTAGATATGGACATGGAAAGCAGAGCTTTGCTGAAGTTGTAAAAAATTCCTGTAATCCTGGATTTGTAGAAGTTGGACTGAAAATGGATAAAGAAATATTTTATTCATATATTAAAGCATTTGGTTTTGGAGAACAAACAGGAATTAGGTTACCCGCTGAAGCTAGAGGGATTATTCCCGAATATGATAGAATTGGTTCTGTAGAATTAGCAACTTTTTCCTTTGGGCATGGTTTATCTGTAACACCTATACAACTGGCGACAGCTATTTCATCAGTTGCAAATGGTGGCAAATTAATGCGGCCTCGTTTGGTTAAAAAAGTTGATACTGGAAATAGGTCTAAAAACATAATAAATGAGCCTCAAGTAGTGAGACAGGTGATCTCAAAGAGTACAGCTGATAAAACTAAAGAACTGTTAAAACAGGTAGTTGAAAGTGGCACTGGAACCCAGGCAGCTATAGAAGGTTATGAAATAGGTGGGAAAACTGGTACTGCAAAACATTATAATGAAGATGTTTATGATTCTTCATTTATTGGAATAGTGTCAACAGATACTAGAGATTTGGTTGTTTTAACTATTTTATATGATATTCAAGGAGAGACTTATTATGGTAGTCAAACAGCAGCGCCTGTTTTTAGGAATTTAACATCAAACATTTTAAATTATTTAAATATTAAACCTGATACAAATCACAAAAAAGGCTATGAAATTAATAATCAAGAACTTGAAGTTCCAGATGTAAAAGGTAAAAGTTTTTTAAATGCTGAAAGTGATTTGAGAGGTAAAGGATTTAATGTTAAACTAATTGGAGACGGAGAAATAGTAAGAGAACAGCTGCCAAGTCCTGGTATAAAGACTAATTATAACTCTACAGTCTGGTTATTTGCTGATGGAAAATCTAAAAATGAAATTTTATTAGCAGTTCCAGATTTTAGAGGAATGACCGGTATGGAAGCAGTAAAATTAGCCCGACAAAAAGGTTTAGAATTAGTTTTAGATGGCTCAGGCAAAGTTATTGGCCAGTCAGTTTATCCTGGAAAAAGAATTAAAAGTTCTAAAAAAATTAACTTAAAACTACGTTAA
- a CDS encoding FtsB family cell division protein has translation MYLNQDYVNLDTQSNFLDESSYNFTNVKKQAFIIIYIFMLVFISISILLYVSQILNINKQSSKLLNLEKKLESVQARNERLEVELSSKTSLAEVEKIAKEELNMVEASSKETLVYNNQFKKEETYVADIPKEKFFLAQIYDKIIKEVITVQAESLE, from the coding sequence ATGTATCTTAACCAAGACTATGTAAATTTAGATACGCAGAGTAATTTTTTAGATGAATCATCTTATAATTTCACTAATGTAAAAAAACAGGCTTTTATTATTATATATATTTTCATGTTGGTTTTTATAAGTATTTCAATATTGTTATATGTTTCTCAAATTTTAAACATTAATAAACAGAGTTCTAAATTATTAAACTTAGAAAAAAAATTAGAAAGTGTTCAAGCCCGAAATGAAAGATTAGAAGTTGAACTATCCAGCAAAACATCTTTGGCAGAAGTAGAGAAAATTGCAAAAGAAGAATTAAATATGGTTGAAGCTAGTAGCAAAGAGACTTTAGTTTATAATAACCAATTTAAAAAAGAAGAGACTTATGTAGCAGATATTCCAAAAGAAAAGTTTTTCTTAGCGCAAATTTATGATAAAATAATTAAAGAAGTTATTACTGTTCAGGCTGAATCACTTGAATAG
- the rsmH gene encoding 16S rRNA (cytosine(1402)-N(4))-methyltransferase RsmH, with amino-acid sequence MEYKHQAVLLEEAIKYLNIKKDGIYIDGTLGRAGHSSEILKKLSNKGKLIAVDRDTAAIKAVKDKFPDNKSLILEHANFQEIDLVLEKLDIEAVDGMLFDLGVSSPQLDNPDRGFSYQKDGPLDMRMNPEQNLTAKDIVNNYSQSELERVISEYGEENWSARIAEFIVKMREEKKIETTGDLVEVIKAAIPKAVRRSGGHPARRTFQALRIETNNELEQLKNLIDKSVSLLNPGGRLVIITFHSLEDRIVKHKFRDLAKDCSCPPDFPICVCDEKSEVKVITKSPIQASESEKDFNPRSRSAKMRVAEKI; translated from the coding sequence ATGGAATATAAACACCAGGCTGTTTTATTAGAAGAAGCAATAAAATATTTAAACATAAAAAAAGATGGAATTTATATAGATGGTACATTAGGTAGAGCTGGTCATAGCTCTGAAATCTTAAAAAAATTATCAAATAAAGGCAAATTAATTGCAGTTGATCGTGATACGGCAGCAATAAAAGCAGTTAAAGATAAATTTCCTGACAATAAATCTTTGATATTAGAACATGCAAATTTTCAGGAGATTGATCTGGTATTGGAAAAATTAGATATTGAAGCTGTTGATGGAATGCTTTTTGACTTAGGAGTTTCTTCACCACAACTAGATAATCCAGACCGAGGTTTTAGTTATCAAAAGGATGGCCCACTTGATATGAGAATGAATCCAGAACAAAATCTCACCGCAAAGGATATAGTAAACAATTATTCTCAAAGTGAGCTGGAAAGAGTGATTAGCGAATATGGAGAAGAAAATTGGTCTGCCAGAATTGCTGAATTTATAGTGAAGATGAGAGAAGAAAAAAAGATTGAAACTACGGGTGACTTAGTTGAGGTAATTAAAGCAGCTATTCCAAAGGCGGTTAGGAGAAGTGGAGGTCATCCAGCCAGAAGAACTTTTCAGGCTTTAAGAATTGAAACTAACAATGAGTTAGAGCAGCTTAAAAATTTAATTGATAAGTCAGTTTCTTTGTTAAATCCAGGTGGAAGACTTGTAATCATAACTTTTCATTCATTAGAAGATAGAATAGTTAAACATAAATTTAGAGATTTAGCAAAAGACTGCAGCTGTCCACCAGATTTTCCGATTTGTGTTTGTGATGAAAAATCAGAAGTTAAAGTTATAACAAAAAGCCCAATTCAAGCTTCTGAGTCAGAAAAAGATTTTAATCCAAGATCAAGAAGTGCAAAAATGAGAGTAGCTGAGAAGATTTGA
- the mraZ gene encoding division/cell wall cluster transcriptional repressor MraZ, protein MFMGEYTHNMDKKGRLIIPSKLRDDLSEQFVITRGLDNCLFLYPMNEWKELEKKLTSLPMTSKNARNFVRFFFSGANECELDKQGRVSLPINLRNYADFDHEIVIIGLANRIELWAKEKWDTYMDDVEDSYEDIADAMEELGI, encoded by the coding sequence ATGTTTATGGGAGAATACACTCATAATATGGATAAAAAGGGTCGTTTAATCATCCCTTCAAAACTCAGAGATGATCTAAGTGAGCAGTTTGTAATAACCAGAGGGCTTGATAACTGCCTATTTTTATATCCAATGAATGAATGGAAAGAATTAGAAAAAAAATTAACTTCCTTACCAATGACAAGTAAAAACGCCCGCAATTTTGTCCGCTTTTTTTTCTCAGGCGCTAATGAGTGTGAATTAGATAAACAAGGAAGAGTTTCCTTACCGATAAATTTAAGAAATTATGCAGATTTTGATCATGAAATTGTAATAATTGGTCTTGCAAATAGAATAGAACTTTGGGCTAAAGAAAAATGGGATACCTACATGGATGATGTAGAAGATTCTTATGAAGATATTGCAGATGCAATGGAAGAATTAGGGATCTAG
- a CDS encoding DNA polymerase IV has product MADLNILHADMDAFFSAVEQRENPELKGKAVIIGGVSLSNRGVVSTASYEARKFGVHSAMPIAQARKLCPDGIYLPARHGLYKESSREIFNILKKYTPLVEKLSIDEAFLDVKGCERLYGHPVEIAKKIKKEVKKKTELTISVGVSVNKFLAKLASDFDKPDGLTIIKKDDVKSFMYKLDIDKIWGVGNVFAAKLAEEGVYKAGDIWSYSLEELKDKFGKAGVKLFFLSRGMDNREVKSQSEIKSISHEETFIDNISDQDKLFAYLFKMSEKVSFRLHSNSLKGNTIFIKVRYSDFSTYSRQKSLKVAVNSSEEIYQIAKTLLNKDNLLKKPLRLLGVGVANLCSEGKEQLNLFADEDDHLDQTIDELKRKYGFDKISRARKLYLNNDD; this is encoded by the coding sequence ATGGCTGATCTAAATATTTTACATGCAGATATGGATGCTTTTTTTTCAGCAGTTGAGCAGCGGGAAAACCCTGAATTAAAAGGTAAAGCTGTAATTATTGGAGGCGTAAGCTTGAGTAATAGAGGTGTTGTTTCAACTGCTTCCTATGAAGCAAGAAAATTTGGGGTTCATTCTGCAATGCCGATTGCACAAGCAAGAAAATTGTGTCCTGATGGTATTTATTTACCTGCAAGACATGGATTGTATAAAGAGTCTTCGCGAGAAATATTTAATATATTAAAAAAGTATACCCCCTTAGTCGAAAAGTTATCAATTGATGAAGCATTTTTAGATGTAAAGGGTTGTGAAAGATTATATGGTCATCCAGTTGAAATTGCTAAAAAAATAAAAAAAGAAGTAAAAAAGAAAACTGAATTAACAATTTCTGTTGGAGTTTCAGTTAATAAATTTTTAGCTAAACTAGCTTCAGATTTCGATAAACCAGATGGCCTAACAATTATAAAAAAAGATGATGTTAAGTCTTTTATGTATAAATTGGATATAGATAAAATTTGGGGTGTGGGTAATGTTTTTGCTGCTAAGTTAGCAGAAGAGGGAGTATACAAAGCTGGTGATATTTGGTCTTACTCCTTAGAAGAGCTTAAAGATAAATTTGGAAAAGCAGGAGTTAAACTATTTTTTCTTTCTCGGGGTATGGATAATCGAGAAGTAAAAAGTCAAAGTGAAATAAAATCAATAAGTCATGAAGAAACTTTTATTGATAATATTAGTGATCAGGATAAATTATTTGCTTATTTATTTAAAATGAGTGAAAAGGTATCTTTTCGTCTGCATAGTAATTCATTAAAAGGAAATACAATTTTTATTAAGGTTCGTTATTCAGATTTTAGTACTTACAGCAGACAAAAATCTTTAAAAGTTGCTGTTAACAGCAGTGAAGAAATTTATCAAATTGCTAAAACACTGTTAAACAAAGATAATTTATTAAAAAAACCATTAAGATTATTAGGTGTTGGAGTTGCTAATTTGTGTTCAGAAGGAAAAGAACAGCTAAATTTATTTGCAGATGAAGATGACCATCTTGATCAGACGATTGATGAATTAAAAAGAAAATATGGTTTTGACAAAATATCACGTGCCAGAAAGTTATATTTAAATAATGATGATTAA
- a CDS encoding D-alanine--D-alanine ligase family protein yields MSKSKINIALFFGGRSAEHEVSLLSARSIYNAFSKEKYEISPVAISKKGFFHSLEESKKILLGDKNKVPELDRENILDLKVLKVLEEKIDLVFPVLHGPYGEDGKIQGFLDTLNIKYVGCDLLSSAVGMDKAVMKEIFSYHNIPQSKFKVLKKEEFKNQNTLEIYNKFVEDLKVPFFIKPANMGSSIGINIVKELSSFKAALSEAFKYDNKIIIESNVKGREIESAVIGKADNIEVSAAGEIISTHDFYDYQAKYEDQSTELIIPAEISNKSKEIIKELSIRAFKAIGAEGISRLDFFVNENENMILVNEINTMPGFTKFSMYPLLFKEVGISYMELLDRLVNIALTEDK; encoded by the coding sequence TTGTCTAAATCAAAGATTAATATTGCCCTATTTTTTGGTGGTCGTTCAGCAGAACATGAAGTTTCTTTGTTGTCAGCACGCTCTATATATAATGCTTTTAGCAAAGAAAAATATGAAATTTCACCAGTAGCAATTTCAAAAAAAGGTTTTTTTCATTCTTTAGAAGAATCAAAAAAGATTTTACTGGGAGATAAGAATAAAGTCCCAGAACTAGATAGAGAAAATATTTTAGATTTGAAAGTGCTAAAAGTTTTAGAAGAAAAAATAGATTTAGTTTTTCCAGTCTTACATGGACCATATGGAGAAGATGGCAAAATACAAGGCTTTTTAGATACTTTAAATATTAAATATGTAGGGTGCGATTTACTTTCATCTGCTGTTGGTATGGATAAAGCAGTTATGAAAGAAATATTTTCTTATCATAATATTCCTCAAAGCAAGTTTAAAGTATTAAAAAAAGAAGAATTTAAGAATCAAAATACTTTAGAAATTTATAATAAATTTGTTGAAGATTTAAAGGTGCCATTTTTTATAAAGCCTGCTAATATGGGATCAAGTATTGGGATTAATATAGTTAAAGAATTATCCTCTTTCAAAGCAGCTTTAAGTGAAGCCTTTAAATATGATAATAAAATAATTATAGAAAGTAATGTTAAGGGAAGAGAAATTGAATCTGCAGTAATTGGAAAAGCGGATAATATTGAAGTTTCTGCAGCAGGTGAAATTATTTCTACCCACGATTTTTATGATTATCAGGCTAAATATGAAGATCAGAGTACTGAATTAATAATACCAGCTGAAATTTCAAACAAAAGTAAAGAGATAATTAAAGAATTATCTATAAGGGCATTTAAAGCTATTGGTGCAGAAGGTATTTCGAGATTAGATTTTTTTGTTAATGAAAATGAGAATATGATTTTGGTTAATGAAATTAATACTATGCCCGGATTCACTAAATTTAGTATGTATCCTCTGCTTTTTAAAGAAGTTGGAATTTCTTATATGGAACTTTTAGATCGATTAGTTAATATTGCTTTGACAGAGGATAAATAA
- the trpS gene encoding tryptophan--tRNA ligase, which translates to MSNKKKKRILTGDRPTGKLHLGHYVGSLQNRVELQNEYDTFLIIADVQALTTNFETPENLSEDVRQVARDYLAAGIDPEKTTIFVQSLVPEIAELTIFYSMIVTVNQLRHNPTIKSEAEQYGYKEMSYGFLGYPVSQAADITFCRANLVPVGEDQIPHIEQTRKIVRKFNNMYGEILPEPEALISDFPRLMGLDGENKMSKSLNNAIYLSDSKEEVSKKIMKAKTDPARIHKDDPGHPEVCTVFHYHEAFNTEESDEIAEKCRAGTIGCVACKKRMAAKLNEFLDPMRERRKKYIENPELVDQILLKGTEKAREEAAKTMKKVREVMKIDYFNN; encoded by the coding sequence TTGTCAAATAAAAAGAAAAAAAGAATTTTAACTGGTGATCGACCAACCGGAAAACTCCATCTTGGACATTATGTTGGTAGTTTGCAAAATAGAGTCGAATTACAAAATGAATATGATACATTTTTAATCATTGCTGATGTTCAGGCTTTAACAACTAATTTTGAAACACCGGAAAACTTGAGTGAAGATGTAAGACAGGTAGCAAGAGATTATTTAGCTGCTGGTATAGATCCCGAAAAAACAACAATCTTTGTTCAATCACTTGTGCCAGAAATAGCTGAGCTTACAATTTTTTATTCAATGATTGTTACAGTAAATCAGCTGCGTCATAATCCAACTATTAAATCTGAAGCTGAGCAGTATGGATATAAAGAGATGTCTTATGGATTTCTTGGTTACCCAGTTAGTCAGGCAGCAGATATTACATTTTGTAGAGCAAATCTAGTTCCTGTTGGTGAAGATCAAATTCCACATATAGAACAAACAAGAAAAATTGTGCGTAAATTTAATAATATGTATGGTGAAATATTACCTGAGCCCGAAGCATTAATTAGTGATTTCCCAAGATTAATGGGGCTTGATGGCGAAAATAAAATGAGTAAAAGCTTAAATAATGCAATTTATTTAAGTGATAGTAAAGAAGAAGTTTCTAAAAAAATCATGAAAGCTAAAACAGACCCAGCTAGAATCCACAAAGATGATCCAGGTCATCCTGAGGTCTGTACAGTTTTTCATTATCATGAAGCTTTTAACACAGAAGAATCTGATGAAATTGCAGAAAAATGTAGAGCTGGAACAATTGGTTGTGTGGCCTGTAAAAAACGGATGGCTGCAAAATTAAATGAATTTTTAGATCCAATGCGTGAAAGAAGAAAAAAATATATTGAAAATCCTGAATTAGTTGATCAAATCTTATTAAAAGGTACTGAAAAAGCAAGAGAAGAAGCAGCAAAAACAATGAAAAAAGTAAGAGAAGTTATGAAAATAGACTATTTTAATAATTGA
- a CDS encoding Fur family transcriptional regulator, translating to MAKKTRMTKQRKAILKVLKNTKSHPTADWIYEKVRKEIPNISLGTVYRNLNVLAENGKIKVLDYGSNHSRYDGVPDHHYHFRCEKCGGVFDLDVDLSSDLNKKINNETEFTVHSHRLEFSGICPDCQQKN from the coding sequence ATGGCTAAGAAAACCAGAATGACTAAACAGCGTAAGGCAATATTAAAAGTCTTAAAAAATACAAAATCTCATCCTACTGCTGATTGGATATACGAAAAAGTTAGAAAAGAAATTCCAAATATTAGTCTGGGAACTGTTTATCGTAATTTAAATGTTTTAGCCGAAAACGGCAAAATTAAAGTTTTAGATTATGGAAGTAACCACAGTCGTTATGATGGGGTTCCAGATCATCATTATCATTTTCGCTGTGAAAAATGTGGTGGTGTTTTTGATTTAGATGTTGATTTAAGTTCGGATTTAAATAAAAAAATAAATAACGAAACTGAATTTACAGTGCATTCTCATCGTTTAGAATTTAGCGGTATTTGCCCAGATTGTCAGCAGAAAAATTAA
- the rnhA gene encoding ribonuclease HI, with protein sequence MYTDGACIGNPGPGGYAAVILNSESEKLKTVSGSAKDSTNNRMELKAVIEALKILPKNSTIDLYSDSSYVLNGLSSWIESWKKNGWKTSSKKEVANQDLWQELDNLAANFNLNYQKVKGHSGDFYNEEVDKLAKKEAEKN encoded by the coding sequence GTGTATACTGATGGAGCCTGTATTGGAAATCCAGGACCGGGTGGCTATGCAGCAGTTATATTAAATTCGGAATCTGAAAAATTAAAAACAGTCTCTGGCTCAGCAAAAGATTCTACAAATAATAGAATGGAATTAAAAGCAGTAATAGAAGCTTTGAAAATTCTTCCTAAAAATAGTACAATAGATTTATATAGTGATTCAAGTTATGTTTTAAATGGACTTTCGAGTTGGATTGAATCTTGGAAAAAAAATGGTTGGAAAACTTCATCAAAAAAAGAAGTGGCTAATCAAGATTTATGGCAAGAGTTAGATAATTTAGCTGCTAATTTCAATTTAAACTATCAGAAAGTAAAAGGTCATAGTGGTGATTTTTATAATGAAGAAGTAGATAAATTGGCAAAAAAAGAAGCAGAAAAAAATTAA